In one Catenovulum adriaticum genomic region, the following are encoded:
- the glnG gene encoding nitrogen regulation protein NR(I), producing MSATKVWIVDDDSSIRWVIEKALDAAGISNTCFESPLELLQALNTQSPDVIISDIRMPEMDGMELLTQVNQQDPDIPVIIMTAHSDLDSAVNAYQSGAFEYLPKPFDIDDAVSLTQRALTHVIENSKKKRARPEIEPISTDIIGEAPSMQEVFRAIGRLSRSSISVLINGESGTGKELVARALHKHSPRRDNTFIALNMAAIPNDLIESELFGHEKGAFTGANAIREGRFEQANGGTLFLDEIGDMPLQVQTRLLRVLADGQFYRVGGRQPQSADVRIIAATHQNLEKLVADGKFREDLFHRLNVIRVHLPPLKERQQDIPKLASQFLNRAAKEMKVEEKRLSKEASDYLSKLSWPGNVRQLENTCRWLTVMASGQEVLISDLPPELLADQPHKMTASSSAVEGDWQSLLTCWVDEQLASGRDNILDDAMATFEAIMLKRALHHTLGHKQEAAKRLGWGRNTITRKMKELNI from the coding sequence ATGAGCGCAACTAAAGTCTGGATTGTAGATGACGACAGTTCAATTCGATGGGTCATCGAAAAAGCTCTCGATGCAGCTGGTATTAGTAATACTTGCTTTGAATCACCATTGGAGTTACTGCAAGCATTAAATACCCAAAGCCCAGATGTGATTATTTCTGACATTAGAATGCCTGAAATGGACGGGATGGAGCTACTAACTCAAGTTAATCAGCAAGATCCCGATATTCCCGTTATCATAATGACGGCTCATTCAGACTTAGATTCTGCAGTGAATGCTTACCAAAGTGGTGCTTTTGAATATTTACCTAAACCTTTTGATATTGATGATGCAGTAAGCTTAACCCAACGCGCATTAACTCATGTAATTGAGAACAGTAAAAAGAAACGTGCTCGTCCTGAAATTGAGCCTATCTCAACTGACATTATTGGCGAAGCACCATCAATGCAGGAAGTTTTTCGTGCTATTGGTCGTTTATCGCGTTCAAGTATTAGTGTATTAATTAATGGCGAATCAGGTACGGGTAAAGAGTTGGTTGCCAGAGCGCTCCATAAACATAGCCCTCGCCGTGATAATACGTTTATTGCACTTAATATGGCTGCGATTCCAAATGATTTAATAGAATCAGAATTATTCGGCCATGAAAAAGGCGCATTTACTGGCGCCAATGCCATTAGAGAAGGACGGTTTGAGCAAGCTAATGGCGGTACTTTATTTTTAGATGAAATTGGCGACATGCCATTGCAAGTACAAACGCGTTTATTACGCGTATTAGCCGACGGACAATTTTACCGTGTAGGCGGCCGACAACCTCAAAGTGCCGACGTGCGTATTATTGCTGCAACGCACCAAAATTTAGAGAAACTAGTTGCCGATGGTAAATTTCGTGAAGATTTATTCCACCGGTTAAATGTCATTCGTGTACACCTTCCACCGCTAAAAGAACGCCAGCAAGATATTCCAAAATTAGCGTCTCAATTTTTAAATCGAGCTGCCAAGGAAATGAAAGTAGAAGAAAAACGACTTTCAAAAGAAGCTTCTGATTATTTAAGTAAGTTGTCGTGGCCGGGTAATGTTCGCCAGTTAGAAAATACCTGTCGTTGGTTAACCGTAATGGCAAGTGGACAAGAAGTATTAATTTCTGACTTGCCCCCTGAGTTATTAGCTGATCAACCTCATAAAATGACTGCCTCAAGTAGCGCGGTTGAAGGCGATTGGCAATCTTTATTAACTTGCTGGGTTGATGAGCAATTAGCCAGTGGCAGAGATAATATTTTAGACGATGCAATGGCGACTTTTGAGGCCATTATGCTCAAGCGAGCCTTACATCATACACTTGGCCATAAGCAAGAAGCAGCCAAACGTTTAGGTTGGGGTAGAAATACCATTACCCGAAAAATGAAAGAGTTAAATATTTAA
- the glnL gene encoding nitrogen regulation protein NR(II), producing the protein MSNEAIVFSEYIVNNISSCILIADAELQIVYANPAAEDFFKLSERRLQELNFTQLFRYSSYDLERVQQAIPTLHGFTETEVSLVTMDEHHTMAEMVFTPMQTDNGARLLIEIHTIDQIKKVSQESFVQSQMLASRDLIRGLAHEIKNPLGGIRGAAQLLDKMLDDQGLKECTQVIINQSDRLRNLVDRLLGPNKLPQRNVGNIHKILEQIRRLIELEDGSKPIEFVRDYDPSIPDFNMDEEQVYQALLNVVRNAFQALQVQDNGKIIFQTRIANQETIHGQRHKLTAIIKIIDNGPGIPENIRDTLFYPMITTKSDGTGLGLSISQTLINQHRGRIHCESWPGRTEFTVYLPIDLRN; encoded by the coding sequence ATGAGCAATGAGGCCATCGTGTTTAGTGAATATATCGTTAATAATATAAGCAGTTGCATTTTAATTGCAGATGCCGAACTACAAATTGTCTATGCAAATCCTGCTGCCGAAGACTTTTTCAAATTAAGTGAGCGACGCTTACAAGAACTTAACTTTACTCAGTTGTTTCGTTACAGTTCTTACGATCTTGAACGAGTGCAACAAGCGATTCCTACGCTACATGGTTTCACTGAAACCGAAGTGTCGTTAGTCACCATGGACGAGCACCATACCATGGCTGAAATGGTGTTTACGCCCATGCAAACTGATAATGGCGCTCGGTTATTAATTGAAATCCACACGATAGATCAAATTAAGAAAGTCAGTCAGGAAAGCTTTGTTCAATCACAAATGTTGGCATCGCGCGATTTAATTAGGGGGCTAGCCCACGAAATTAAAAATCCGTTAGGCGGTATTAGAGGCGCAGCCCAATTATTAGATAAAATGCTTGATGATCAAGGCTTAAAAGAATGTACTCAAGTTATTATTAACCAGTCTGACCGACTTAGAAATTTAGTTGACCGCCTATTAGGTCCTAATAAGTTACCACAACGAAATGTTGGTAATATTCATAAAATTTTAGAACAAATTAGACGTTTGATTGAGCTTGAAGATGGCAGCAAACCCATTGAGTTTGTCCGCGATTATGATCCTAGCATTCCTGATTTTAATATGGATGAAGAACAAGTTTATCAGGCATTATTAAATGTTGTTCGCAACGCTTTTCAGGCGTTGCAAGTACAAGATAACGGAAAAATTATTTTCCAAACTCGAATCGCAAACCAAGAAACCATCCATGGTCAAAGGCATAAATTAACCGCTATTATAAAAATTATTGATAATGGACCGGGCATACCTGAAAACATCAGAGATACGTTATTTTATCCTATGATCACCACTAAATCTGATGGCACTGGACTTGGTTTGTCTATTTCACAAACCCTAATTAACCAACATAGAGGAAGAATACATTGTGAGAGCTGGCCAGGACGGACCGAGTTCACTGTATATCTTCCCATTGATTTAAGGAATTGA